From the Streptomyces sp. SN-593 genome, the window CGCCGCCAACCGCCAGGACCAGGTGGTCAGCCGCTACGCCACCTACGGCGACCTGCTCGCCTACTGCGAGCTGTCCGCCAATCCGGTGGGCCGGCTGGTGCTCTCCATCACCGGCACCTCCACCCCGGAGCGGGTCCGGCGCTCCGACGCGGTGTGCACCGCGTTGCAGATCGTGGAGCACCTCCAGGACGTCGCGGAGGATCTCGGCAGGGACCGGGTGTACCTCCCCCAGGAGGACATGAAACTCTTCTCGGTGGACGAGGCCGACCTCGCCGCGCCGAGCGCGGGGGAGAAGGTACGCGAGCTGGTCGCGTTCGAAGCCGGGCGGGCCCGTGACCTGCTGGGCGAGGGCGGTGCCCTGGTCCGCAGCGTGCGGGGCCGGCTCAGACTGCTGCTGGCCGGATTCGTCGGCGGCGGTCGTGCGGCGTTGCGGGCGGTGGAGAACGCGGGGTACGACGTGCTGTCGGGTTCACCCAAGGCCACCAAGCCCGTCCTGCTGCGTGAGGTGGGGTCGACATTGCGAAGAGAGGGGTGACCCGGACCGTGAACG encodes:
- the hpnC gene encoding squalene synthase HpnC; the protein is MTGDVASRAVLDKAARENFPVAPRILPRAWRQDLMAVYGFARLVDDIGDGDLADGGRPDAVRLGLPAEAAGDRPTMLDAFEADLHRVFDGTPRHPLLLELRPTVRKHRLTPEPFLGLIAANRQDQVVSRYATYGDLLAYCELSANPVGRLVLSITGTSTPERVRRSDAVCTALQIVEHLQDVAEDLGRDRVYLPQEDMKLFSVDEADLAAPSAGEKVRELVAFEAGRARDLLGEGGALVRSVRGRLRLLLAGFVGGGRAALRAVENAGYDVLSGSPKATKPVLLREVGSTLRREG